The DNA region TACAAGATGATCCGTTCGGAGGACTTCGAGCGCCTCGTCGCGCACGACCTCGCGCGGGGGCGCGGGGTGCGGCGGCTGGAGGCGGCGGTCGAGAGCGTGGAGGGACTGCCGCGGGGCGCTCGGGTGGAGGGCCGTACGGCGGACGGCCGCCCCCTGTCCCTGCGGGCCCGCTGGGTGTTCGACTCCCGTCCGCTGGGCAGCCTCCCCGCCGCCCGGACGACCCTGCTCCAGCACTTCCACGGCTGGTTCGTCCGTACCGACCGTCCGGTGTTCGACCCGGCCCGGGTGGAGCTGATGGACTTCCGCACGGCTCAGCCCCGCAGGGGCCTGTCCTTCGGCTACGTCCTGCCCACCGGCTCGCGGCAGGCCCTGGTGGAGTACACCGAGTTCTCTCCCGCGGTGCTGCCCCGCGACGGGTACGAGTCGGCGCTGCGTGACTACACCTCGGCCGTGCTCGGCCTGGGCGATTTCGAGATCGTCGACACCGAGACCGGTGTGATCCCCATGACCGACGCCCCGTTCGCGCGCGAGACGGCGCCGTCGGTCTTCCGTATCGGCGCGGCGGGAGGAGCCACCCGGCCGTCGACGGGCTACACCTTCGCCGGCGTGCAACGGCAGACCGCGGCCGTCGCGGCCGCGCTGCGGCGGGGACGACGTCCGGTGCCGCCACGGCCCCACTCGGCGCGGTCGCGCGCCATGGACGCCGTCCTGCTGCACGCCCTCGACAGCGGCCTGGTGGACGGCGCCGCCTTCTTCTCCCGCCTGTTCGCCCAGATCCCGATGGTCCGCCTGCTGCGCTTCCTCGACGGCGGAACCCGGCTGCACGAGGAACTCGGCATCGGCCTGCGCACGCCCGTCCTGCCCATGCTCCGTGCCGCCGTCGAAGTGTCCCGGCTGCCCCGACGCCCCTTCGACGGACCCTGACGGCATGCGCGGCGA from Streptomyces sp. ALI-76-A includes:
- a CDS encoding lycopene cyclase family protein codes for the protein MLEADVAIIGAGAAGLSLAHRLARPAPGSRRLSTVLLDAPPGPLRPPRRTWCFWEPDRGRYDAAVTSSWRCLRVHRPTGGAVEDDISPLRYKMIRSEDFERLVAHDLARGRGVRRLEAAVESVEGLPRGARVEGRTADGRPLSLRARWVFDSRPLGSLPAARTTLLQHFHGWFVRTDRPVFDPARVELMDFRTAQPRRGLSFGYVLPTGSRQALVEYTEFSPAVLPRDGYESALRDYTSAVLGLGDFEIVDTETGVIPMTDAPFARETAPSVFRIGAAGGATRPSTGYTFAGVQRQTAAVAAALRRGRRPVPPRPHSARSRAMDAVLLHALDSGLVDGAAFFSRLFAQIPMVRLLRFLDGGTRLHEELGIGLRTPVLPMLRAAVEVSRLPRRPFDGP